From the Ascaphus truei isolate aAscTru1 chromosome 15, aAscTru1.hap1, whole genome shotgun sequence genome, one window contains:
- the LOC142466845 gene encoding uncharacterized protein LOC142466845 isoform X2: MVDLFKFTRKLTLKRFFSTKNNVSNIALPIYDANQTVPISLGFQDQCNQQDLMDLFTENNTLEDPVDFLGSVNSGLKRKSVFYPSHMRGQYIDIFQKGIERDLSLLAKGIGTRGMQRDNLTAEQRLALKCLKDNDSILIRKADKGGATVVLDREYYVSEAQRQLNDPEAYRTLDRDPTPQFIKEFQDLLDEDENFREKTPQGWSLSWGEDL, from the exons ATGGTGGATCTCTTTAAATTTACGAGGAAGTTAACCCTCAAACGATTTTTCAGCACCAAGAATAATGTGTCTAATATTGCTTTACCCATTTATGATGCTAACCAAACTGTCCCCATTTCCCTAGGTTTCCAGGACCAATGCAATCAACAGGATCTAATGGATCTCTTTACAGAGAATAATACCTTAGAGGATCCTGTTGATTTTCTGGGGAGTGTAAACTCGGGCCTTAAGAGGAAGTCAGTCTTCTACCCCTCACACATGAGGGGGCAGTATATTGACATCTTCCAGAAGGGCATAGAAAGAGACCTCTCACTCCTAGCAAAGGGTATAGGGACCAGGGGCATGCAGCGAGACAATTTAACAGCGGAACAAAGGTTAGCTTTGAAATGTCTGAAAGATAATGATTCTATCCTAATTAGGAAAGCCGATAAAGGTGGCGCAACAGTGGTACTGGACAGGGAGTACTACGTATCCGAGGCACAGCGGCAGCTGAACGACCCGGAGGCCTATCGTACCCTCGACAGGGATCCAACTCCCCAGTTCATAAAAGAGTTTCAGGACCTCTTAGATGAAG atgaaaatttccgcgaaaaaaccccacagggatggagtctttcttggggagaagacctctga
- the LOC142466845 gene encoding uncharacterized protein LOC142466845 isoform X1, which yields MVDLFKFTRKLTLKRFFSTKNNVSNIALPIYDANQTVPISLGFQDQCNQQDLMDLFTENNTLEDPVDFLGSVNSGLKRKSVFYPSHMRGQYIDIFQKGIERDLSLLAKGIGTRGMQRDNLTAEQRLALKCLKDNDSILIRKADKGGATVVLDREYYVSEAQRQLNDPEAYRTLDRDPTPQFIKEFQDLLDEVSRYLLTAARRSQRGEWAPNRRIAGEVSYPSPCTGYFCGLA from the exons ATGGTGGATCTCTTTAAATTTACGAGGAAGTTAACCCTCAAACGATTTTTCAGCACCAAGAATAATGTGTCTAATATTGCTTTACCCATTTATGATGCTAACCAAACTGTCCCCATTTCCCTAGGTTTCCAGGACCAATGCAATCAACAGGATCTAATGGATCTCTTTACAGAGAATAATACCTTAGAGGATCCTGTTGATTTTCTGGGGAGTGTAAACTCGGGCCTTAAGAGGAAGTCAGTCTTCTACCCCTCACACATGAGGGGGCAGTATATTGACATCTTCCAGAAGGGCATAGAAAGAGACCTCTCACTCCTAGCAAAGGGTATAGGGACCAGGGGCATGCAGCGAGACAATTTAACAGCGGAACAAAGGTTAGCTTTGAAATGTCTGAAAGATAATGATTCTATCCTAATTAGGAAAGCCGATAAAGGTGGCGCAACAGTGGTACTGGACAGGGAGTACTACGTATCCGAGGCACAGCGGCAGCTGAACGACCCGGAGGCCTATCGTACCCTCGACAGGGATCCAACTCCCCAGTTCATAAAAGAGTTTCAGGACCTCTTAGATGAAG TTTCCAGATACCTCttgacggcggcacgcaggagccaACGAGGAGAGTGGGCCCCAAACCGGAGGATAGCAGGTGAAGTATcatacccctctccctgcaccggtTATTTCTGTGGCCTGGCATAA
- the LOC142466834 gene encoding uncharacterized protein LOC142466834 isoform X1 encodes MVDLFKFTRKLTLKRFFSTKNNVSNIALPIYDANQTVPISLGFQDQCNQQDLMDLFTENNTLEDPVDFLGSVNSGLKRKSVFYPSHMRGQYIDIFQKGIERDLSLLAKGIGTRGMQRDNLTAEQRLALKCLKDNDSILIRKADKGGATVVLDREYYVSEAQRQLNDPEAYRTLDRDPTPQFIKEFQDLLDEGEMLHVLTANERDFLTTPDPITPIFHHLPKIHKTLIAPPGRPIISAIGSLGEHLSQYIDHFLQPLVLALPSHIIDTKHVLALLAPIIWHPNYTWVTLDVASLYNIIQHEHGLTATEFFLHTHSTLSPAHIAFILDSIRFALTHNYFSFDQQFYLQTRGTAMGTSFAPSYANLFMGWWEMSHVFGDSNPFRHHVVFYKRYIDDLILIWSGGEEDLLKFIEYLAKNTLNLKFTHTYNQNQIQFLDLNLYVDIEYKIQSDIFRKENARNSLLHAKSCHARPLVRGIPRGQFLRLRRNCSTLEAFVHRADEMRERFLSRGYDDTNLEQAYQHALHTDRNTLINMSLGGSAKDIPVVNTEAPFFITNFSEQANSIKAIIRKHWTTLSLDPLLSKMVCVGPKIVFRRAPTLGNMLAPSMLKTTNDSKTKRSFFPRLIGSYKCGHCKICPRMIKTTHFSNKEDRHKYQIKSFMSCQTNFVVYLLQCGCKKQYVGLTSRALKVRILEHLRLIKNKDMTHPVPIHFNNCPLGTVDNFHCCAIEHIAIPPRGGDRKKLLHQREAHWIHTLNTLQPNGLNVDWDLRCFL; translated from the coding sequence ATGGTGGATCTCTTTAAATTTACGAGGAAGTTAACCCTCAAACGATTTTTCAGCACCAAGAATAATGTGTCTAATATTGCTTTACCCATTTATGATGCTAACCAAACTGTCCCCATTTCCCTAGGTTTCCAGGACCAATGCAATCAACAGGATCTAATGGATCTCTTTACAGAGAATAATACCTTAGAGGATCCTGTTGATTTTCTGGGGAGTGTAAACTCGGGCCTTAAGAGGAAGTCAGTCTTCTACCCCTCACACATGAGGGGGCAGTATATTGACATCTTCCAGAAGGGCATAGAAAGAGACCTCTCACTCCTAGCAAAGGGTATAGGGACCAGGGGCATGCAGCGAGACAATTTAACAGCGGAACAAAGGTTAGCTTTGAAATGTCTGAAAGATAATGATTCTATCCTAATTAGGAAAGCCGATAAAGGTGGCGCAACAGTGGTACTGGACAGGGAGTACTACGTATCCGAGGCACAGCGGCAGCTGAACGACCCGGAGGCCTATCGTACCCTCGACAGGGATCCAACTCCCCAGTTCATAAAAGAGTTTCAGGACCTCTTAGATGAAGGTGAGATGTTACACGTTCTCACAGCCAATGAGCGAGACTTCCTTaccactccagatcccatcactcccattttccatcacttgcccaagatacacaaaacactcattgcacccccaggtagacccataatttcagctattggttccctgggtgaACACCTTTCCCAATACATAGATCACTTTTTGCAGCCACTTGTTCTTGCCTTACCCTCACATATTATAGACACTAAGCACGTTTTAGCACTTTTAGCACCTATTATTTGGCACCCTAACTACACCTGGGTTACCCTAGATGTGGCTTCTTTGTATAATATCATTCAACACGAGCACGGTCTCACAGCGACAGAATTTTTCTTGCACACTCACTCCACTCTTTCTCCAGCACACATAGCCTTTATTTTGGACAGTATTAGATTTGCACTCACCCATAATTACTTTTCCTTTGATCagcagttttatctccaaacacgtgggacagctatggggacctcgtttgccccctcctatgccaacctgttcatgggttggtgggagatgtcccacgtgtttggagattctaatCCTTTCAGGCATCATGTGGTGTTTTAcaaacgctacattgatgacctgatcttgatctggagtggtggggaggaggacctGTTGAAGTTTATTGAATACCTGGCAAAAAACACACTGAATCTGAAATTTACTCATACATATAATCAAAATCAAATCCAATTTTTGGACCTTAATTTATATGTAGATATTGAGTATAAGATCCAATCAGATATTTTCAGGAAAgagaatgccaggaattcattacTTCATGCAAAAAGCTGTCACGCACGCCCTCTGGTCAGAGGCATTCCAAGGGGGCAGTTCCTGCGTTTACGCCGGAACTGCTCGACGTTGGAGGCCTTTGTCCACAGGGCggatgagatgagagagaggttccTGTCGAGGGGGTATGACGATACGAATCTTGAGCAGGCATACCAGCATGCACTACATACGGATAGGAATACTCTTATCAACATGTCATTAGGGGGTAGTGCCAAAGACATACCTGTCGTGAACACAGAAGCGCCATTCTTTATCACTAACTTTAGTGAACAAGCGAACTCTATCAAAGCCATAATACGCAAACATTGGACCACACTGTCCCTAGATCCATTATTGAGTAAAATGGTGTGTGTAGGACCAAAGATAGTGTTTCGTAGAGCTCCTACATTAGGGAACATGCTGGCACCCAGTATGTTGAAAACAACTAATGATAGCAAAACCAAACGTTCATTTTTTCCAAGATTGATTGGATCTTATAAATGTGGACATTGCAAAATTTGCCCTAGAATGATTAAGACTACGCATTTCTCCAACAAAGAGGATAGACACAAATATCAAATTAAATCGTTCATGTCATGTCAAACTAATTTTGTGGTTTACCtgttacaatgcggatgtaaaaaGCAATATGTGGGCCTAACGAGTAGAGCCCTGAAAGTCCGCATTCTAGAACATCTTAggttaataaaaaacaaagacatgacacatccggtaccAATTCACTTTAATAACTGTCCGTTGGGTACAGTAGATAATTTCCATTGCTGTGCAATTGAACACATAGCCATCCCCCCACGAGGAGGGGATAGGAAGAAGCTCTTACATCAACGAGAGGCACACTGGATACACACTTTAAATACACTACAACCCAacggacttaatgtggattgggatctgcGATGTTTCCTCTAG